One window of the Helicoverpa zea isolate HzStark_Cry1AcR chromosome 7, ilHelZeax1.1, whole genome shotgun sequence genome contains the following:
- the LOC124631768 gene encoding proton-associated sugar transporter A, with protein sequence MADKLHEYQGVTGRLHGARDRYKERWSRWKEEHPRGVRDVVAETLFGIPNSDEPPERVWQDSAYSDIYRRKSRIELMRISAAVMGIEFSYAGETAFVSPTLLQIGVPHQQMTLVWALSPLIGFFMTPLLGSLSDRCRSRFGRRRPFIVLMSVGVLLGLILVPNGEDIGYALGDELPMNRTEAPSALGPRSSALDTEHSNYHPWGVLFTVLGTVFLDFDADACQSPARAYLLDVTVPEDHAKGLSTFTVMAGLGGFMGYALGGINWDDTRLGEIFGGHVRAVFSLITIIFIVCVSATITSFKEIPLTELTEQEEFRRQAESQRLQESFDEGPEGPEKNLKKENVTYGALNQPESGVSINVVETGHGGGNLSLSHYLKSIVVMPSSLRVVCLTNLFCWMAHVCYSLYFTDFVGEAVFGGDPAAPVGSVSRTEYEAGVRFGCWGMAMYSLSCACYSTIIERLIKRLGAKRVYVGGLCTYSCGMVALCAIRAKAAVLLCSWTAGVMYSTLFTMPYLLVAHYHATGMWDSGGGGCGEARGIGTDVAVVSSCVFVAQLLVSFIMGFAVKAMGSTAAVVAVAATLAAAAAITATKITYLDL encoded by the exons ATGGCAGACAAGCTCCACGAGTACCAAGGAGTAACAGGTCGCCTCCACGGAGCCAGAGACCGGTACAAGGAGCGCTGGTCCCGATGGAAGGAGGAACACCCCAGAGGGGTGAGAGACGTGGTCGCAGAGACCCTGTTTGGGATCCCTAACTCTGATGAGCCCCCCGAAAGGGTCTGGCAGGATAGTGCTTATAGTGATATTTATAG gAGGAAAAGTCGTATCGAATTAATGCGCATATCAGCTGCTGTGATGGGCATCGAGTTCTCCTACGCTGGAGAGACTGCCTTCGTGTCCCCAACGCTTCTGCAGATCGGGGTGCCTCATCAACAAATGACCCTCGTTTGGGCCCTGTCACCATTGATTGGGTTCTTCATGACCCCGCTGCTGGGGTCCTTGAGTGATCGCTGTCGATCGAGGTTTGGAAGAAGAAGACCTTTCATTGTGCTAATGTCAGTTGGCGTGTTGTtag GTTTAATATTGGTACCCAACGGAGAGGACATAGGTTACGCTCTCGGCGACGAACTACCGATGAACAGGACCGAAGCCCCCTCAGCTTTAGGTCCCCGGAGCTCAGCACTCGACACGGAACACAGTAACTACCATCCCTGGGGAGTCCTGTTCACTGTCCTTGGCACAGTATTTCTGGACTTCGACGCAGATGCCTGTCAGAGCCCGGCCCGCGCTTATCTCCTCGACGTGACAGTTCCAG AAGACCATGCGAAAGGCCTGAGCACATTCACAGTGATGGCAGGATTAGGCGGCTTCATGGGGTACGCCCTCGGCGGCATTAACTGGGACGACACCCGATTAG GTGAAATCTTCGGAGGTCACGTACGCGCAGTGTTCTCTCTCATCACCATAATCTTCATAGTTTGCGTCTCTGCTACCATTACGAGCTTCAAGGAGATTCCTCTGACCGAGTTGACTGAACAAGAGGAGTTCAGGAGACAGGCTGAGAGTCAGAGGCTGCAGGAGAGCTTCGATGAAGGCCCTGAGGGTCCCGAGAAGAATTTGAAAAAGGAAAATGTTACGTATGGGGCGTTGAATCAGCCAGAG AGCGGAGTATCCATAAACGTGGTAGAAACCGGTCATGGTGGTGGAAACCTCTCTCTATCCCACTATTTGAAGTCCATCGTGGTGATGCCGAGCTCCCTTCGCGTTGTTTGTCTCACCAACCTGTTCTGCTGGATGGCTCACGTCTGCTACTCTCTCTACTTCACTGACTTCGTCGGAGAAGCTGTGTTTGGAGGAGATCCAGCA GCGCCAGTGGGCAGTGTAAGCCGCACGGAGTACGAAGCCGGCGTGAGGTTCGGCTGCTGGGGCATGGCAATGTACTCGCTGTCCTGTGCTTGTTACTCCACTATTATTGAGCGGCTTATCAAGAGATTAGG AGCAAAACGCGTGTACGTGGGAGGTCTGTGCACGTACAGTTGTGGCATGGTAGCGCTCTGTGCCATCCGAGCCAAGGCTGCCGTGCTGCTGTGTAGCTGGACGGCAGGAGTCATGTACTCCACGCTGTTCACCATGCCTTACCTGCTGGTCGCGCATTATCATGCTACGGGGATG TGGGACAGCGGTGGCGGTGGCTGCGGCGAGGCTCGTGGCATCGGCACCGACGTCGCGGTCGTCAGTAGCTGCGTCTTCGTGGCACAACTCCTCGTCTCCTTCATCATGGGGTTTGCAGTCAAAGCTATGGGCTCTACGGCGGCGGTCGTTGCAGTCGCTGCAACGTTAGCCGCTGCCGCTGCGATCACTGCTACTAAGATTACGTATCTCGATCTATAA